A genomic segment from Desulfurella amilsii encodes:
- a CDS encoding FAD-dependent oxidoreductase, producing the protein MNPTKIVVIGADAAGASAASQAKRRQKDAHVIMLEKTQDVSYGACGMPYIIGLKKDMEEVAAVSAKDFREKRSIDLRLNEEAIGIDTKKRLVFVKNNLSNHQYELNYDKLIIATGAKSNLPPIEGINQEGVFSLKSLEEGRKLNKYLISENCKKAILIGGGFINLELADNLKKRGLEVVILEKLDSILLEYSDEIRQKAIEELQNNGVKLICLVDIEKIELPLKVYSNKGTFECDVINVSTGFKPNTDFLTGSELNFFSNNAIEVDQKMTTNIEDIFACGDCATIYHKLLKKNVYFPLGTNANKQGRIAGINATSGNEVFEGITGTSVFKLFDLGIAKTGLSVKQAQEAGFEPKVTTIVTNEKAHYLPNNKDIIVTLISDAKTKQLLGAQICSFDGILRINALSVAVYANLKVSEVKYLDFAYSPPYSAVWDAVLICATQADK; encoded by the coding sequence ATGAACCCAACAAAAATAGTTGTAATAGGTGCAGATGCAGCAGGGGCAAGTGCAGCAAGTCAAGCAAAAAGAAGGCAAAAAGATGCACACGTTATTATGCTCGAAAAAACACAGGATGTTTCGTACGGCGCTTGCGGTATGCCTTATATAATAGGCCTTAAAAAAGACATGGAAGAAGTCGCAGCCGTTAGTGCAAAAGATTTCAGAGAAAAGCGCAGTATAGACCTAAGGCTAAACGAAGAAGCTATTGGCATTGATACAAAAAAGCGTCTGGTTTTTGTAAAAAATAACCTATCAAACCATCAATATGAACTAAACTACGACAAACTTATTATCGCAACAGGCGCAAAAAGCAATCTTCCACCAATTGAGGGTATAAATCAAGAAGGTGTATTTTCCTTAAAATCTCTAGAAGAAGGCAGAAAACTTAATAAGTATCTAATAAGTGAAAACTGCAAAAAAGCAATTCTTATTGGCGGTGGCTTTATAAATCTAGAACTTGCAGATAACCTAAAAAAACGTGGTTTAGAAGTGGTAATTTTAGAAAAACTAGACAGTATTTTGTTGGAATATAGCGATGAAATTAGGCAAAAAGCAATTGAAGAACTACAGAACAACGGTGTAAAACTAATATGCTTGGTTGATATAGAAAAAATTGAACTACCCTTAAAAGTTTATTCCAATAAAGGTACTTTTGAATGCGATGTAATAAATGTATCTACGGGATTTAAACCAAATACAGACTTTTTAACTGGATCTGAATTAAACTTTTTTTCAAATAATGCCATAGAAGTTGACCAAAAAATGACAACAAACATAGAAGATATTTTTGCTTGCGGTGATTGCGCAACAATTTATCATAAATTGTTAAAAAAGAATGTATATTTCCCACTTGGCACAAACGCCAACAAACAAGGCAGGATCGCAGGTATAAACGCTACTTCTGGTAATGAAGTATTTGAAGGCATAACAGGCACTTCTGTATTTAAATTGTTTGATTTGGGTATCGCTAAAACTGGACTTAGTGTTAAGCAAGCTCAAGAGGCAGGATTTGAACCAAAGGTTACAACTATCGTTACTAATGAAAAAGCACATTATCTACCAAACAACAAAGACATAATAGTAACTCTTATTAGCGATGCTAAGACAAAGCAACTACTTGGAGCTCAAATTTGCTCCTTTGATGGGATTTTGAGAATTAATGCTTTGTCTGTTGCAGTATATGCAAACTTGAAAGTCAGCGAAGTTAAATATTTGGATTTTGCATATTCACCGCCCTACAGTGCAGTATGGGATGCGGTGCTAATTTGTGCCACTCAGGCAGATAAATAA